The Pantoea sp. At-9b genome includes a window with the following:
- the fmt gene encoding methionyl-tRNA formyltransferase, which produces MSAPLKIIFAGTPDFAARHLDALLASEHQVVGVFTQPDRPAGRGNKLTPSPVKVLAQAHDVPVFQPKSLKPEDNQQLVAALQADVMVVVAYGLILPKAVLDMPRLGCINVHGSLLPRWRGAAPIQRSLWAGDAETGVTIMQMDVGLDTGDMLHKLACPITQQDTSATLYDKLAQLGPEGMLKTLEQLATGSAQPEKQDEALVSYAEKLSKEEARLDWTLSAAQLERCIRAFNPWPMSYFMVDDQPVKVWQASVLPHQAKQPGEILHADKQGIQIATADGVLNLLSLQPAGKKAMSAQDLLNSRREWFTPGSILA; this is translated from the coding sequence GTGTCTGCACCGTTAAAAATCATCTTTGCCGGTACACCTGACTTTGCAGCGCGTCATCTTGACGCGCTGCTTGCTTCTGAGCATCAGGTGGTTGGCGTTTTTACCCAGCCCGATCGTCCTGCCGGACGCGGCAACAAACTCACGCCCAGCCCGGTAAAAGTGTTGGCGCAGGCGCATGATGTACCGGTTTTCCAGCCTAAGTCGCTCAAACCGGAAGATAATCAGCAGTTGGTTGCTGCATTGCAGGCCGATGTGATGGTGGTGGTCGCTTACGGTCTGATTTTACCGAAAGCGGTGTTGGATATGCCGCGGCTGGGATGTATCAACGTCCACGGCTCCTTGCTGCCGCGCTGGCGTGGTGCCGCGCCGATCCAGCGTTCCCTCTGGGCTGGCGATGCGGAAACCGGTGTGACCATCATGCAAATGGATGTCGGTCTGGATACCGGCGATATGCTGCATAAACTCGCCTGCCCGATTACCCAACAGGACACCAGTGCCACGCTGTATGACAAGCTGGCGCAGCTCGGTCCTGAAGGAATGCTCAAAACGCTGGAGCAACTGGCCACTGGCAGCGCACAGCCAGAAAAACAGGATGAAGCGCTGGTCAGCTACGCCGAGAAACTGAGTAAAGAAGAAGCTCGCCTCGACTGGACGCTTTCCGCCGCGCAACTTGAGCGCTGCATTCGCGCCTTTAATCCCTGGCCGATGAGCTATTTCATGGTTGATGATCAACCGGTGAAAGTCTGGCAAGCCAGTGTGTTACCGCATCAGGCCAAACAGCCCGGCGAAATACTCCACGCCGATAAGCAAGGTATCCAGATTGCAACCGCTGACGGTGTTCTGAACCTGCTTTCGCTCCAGCCTGCCGGCAAAAAAGCCATGTCCGCACAGGATCTGCTTAACTCACGCCGTGAATGGTTCACGCCTGGTAGCATTCTGGCCTGA
- a CDS encoding gamma carbonic anhydrase family protein, translating into MSTALRPYKSSYPQTGDRVMIDKSSVVVGDVIMGDDVSIWPLVAIRGDVNQVIIGARTNIQDGSVLHVTHKSASNPPGYPLVIGEDVTVGHKAMLHGCTIGDRVLVGMGSILLDGVIVEEDVMIGAGSLVPPGKRLESGYLYLGSPVKQIRPLNEAEIEGLRYSANNYVGWKNDYLAQESQTQP; encoded by the coding sequence ATGTCTACAGCCTTACGTCCCTATAAAAGCAGCTACCCACAAACTGGCGATCGGGTAATGATCGATAAAAGCAGTGTGGTGGTTGGTGATGTCATCATGGGAGACGATGTCAGCATCTGGCCACTGGTCGCCATTCGCGGTGATGTGAATCAGGTGATCATTGGCGCGCGCACTAACATTCAGGATGGCAGCGTACTTCATGTCACGCATAAATCAGCCAGCAATCCGCCAGGCTACCCGCTGGTGATTGGCGAAGACGTTACCGTCGGCCACAAAGCCATGTTGCATGGCTGTACGATCGGCGATCGTGTGCTGGTGGGTATGGGTTCGATTCTGCTGGACGGCGTAATAGTAGAAGAAGATGTGATGATTGGTGCAGGTAGTCTGGTCCCGCCCGGCAAACGCCTGGAGAGTGGCTACCTTTATTTAGGTAGCCCGGTGAAGCAAATTCGCCCTCTTAATGAAGCAGAGATCGAAGGACTGCGTTATTCGGCAAACAACTACGTTGGTTGGAAAAATGATTATCTCGCTCAGGAGAGCCAGACCCAGCCTTGA
- the dprA gene encoding DNA-protecting protein DprA, whose amino-acid sequence MDKIEWMLRLANVKGLGGHQLLRLVNMLHSTRHIDDDFLTAQRLNETQRKQFNTLCPRQLMRTQRWLENPQHQLLSVLDNAYPSALAEISRFPPLLYVMGNAAALHTPQLAIVGSRQCSHYGREWGDWFSQQLAAQGLTITSGLARGIDGIAHRAALNAGGKTVAVLGSGLKHLYPKIHQKLAQEIISNDGALVSEFPLDTPPYAAHFPRRNRIISGLSLGVLVVEASLKSGSLVTARYALEQNRNVYALPGSLGSEGSAGTHWLIQQGALLVAHPDHILDDLHSTLNWLPATQPETIYSQDSDDVPLPFADVLANVGDEVTPVDVVAERAGQPVPVISAQLLELELAGWIAAVPGGYVRLRRACHVRRTYVLV is encoded by the coding sequence GTGGATAAAATTGAGTGGATGCTCAGGCTGGCTAATGTGAAAGGTCTTGGTGGTCATCAGCTTCTCCGTCTGGTGAACATGCTACATAGCACCCGGCATATCGATGATGATTTTCTGACGGCACAGCGGTTGAATGAAACGCAGCGAAAACAATTCAATACGCTCTGCCCACGGCAACTGATGCGAACCCAGCGATGGCTGGAAAATCCACAACATCAGCTGCTTTCTGTTCTGGATAATGCTTACCCATCAGCATTAGCGGAAATCAGCCGCTTCCCGCCATTGTTATATGTGATGGGCAATGCCGCAGCCTTGCATACCCCGCAACTCGCCATCGTCGGCAGTCGTCAATGTTCGCATTATGGCAGGGAGTGGGGGGATTGGTTTTCACAGCAGTTAGCTGCGCAAGGGTTAACCATCACCAGCGGGTTGGCGCGGGGAATTGACGGCATTGCGCATCGGGCGGCGCTTAATGCCGGTGGTAAAACCGTCGCAGTGTTGGGTAGTGGGCTGAAACACCTCTATCCCAAAATCCATCAGAAACTGGCGCAGGAGATCATCAGCAACGACGGTGCCCTGGTCTCGGAATTTCCGTTGGATACGCCTCCCTATGCCGCTCATTTTCCCCGCCGCAATCGTATCATTAGTGGTTTAAGTCTCGGGGTGTTGGTGGTGGAAGCGTCGCTGAAAAGCGGGTCGCTGGTCACGGCACGCTATGCGCTGGAACAAAATCGTAATGTCTATGCGTTACCGGGTTCTTTGGGGAGTGAGGGCAGCGCAGGAACACACTGGCTGATACAGCAAGGCGCACTACTGGTCGCCCATCCTGATCATATTCTCGACGATCTCCATTCGACCCTGAACTGGCTACCTGCAACTCAACCAGAAACAATATATTCACAAGACAGTGACGATGTTCCATTGCCATTTGCGGACGTGTTGGCTAACGTAGGAGATGAGGTTACACCTGTTGACGTCGTCGCTGAACGTGCCGGCCAACCTGTGCCAGTTATCTCAGCCCAGTTGCTGGAGCTGGAGTTAGCAGGATGGATCGCAGCTGTACCCGGCGGCTATGTCCGATTAAGGAGGGCATGCCATGTTCGACGTACTTATGTACTTGTTTGA
- a CDS encoding type I DNA topoisomerase — translation MSKSALFTVRKHDPCPACGAELVIRAGKHGPFLGCVNYPTCDYIRPLKSLGDGHIVKVLEGHACPQCGADKVLRQGRFGMFVGCSHYPECDYTETIDKPDETAIACPQCQSGKLVQRRSRYGKTFHSCDRYPDCQFAVNATPVEGVCSHCQFPLLIEKKTAQSMKRFCASKRCGKPVVQDN, via the coding sequence ATGAGTAAATCAGCACTATTTACCGTGCGTAAACACGACCCCTGCCCCGCTTGCGGGGCAGAATTAGTGATACGTGCCGGCAAACATGGCCCATTCCTTGGGTGCGTAAACTATCCAACCTGCGACTACATTCGCCCGCTGAAAAGCTTGGGTGATGGTCATATCGTTAAAGTGCTGGAGGGCCATGCCTGTCCACAATGTGGTGCTGATAAGGTGCTACGCCAGGGGCGGTTTGGTATGTTTGTTGGCTGTAGCCACTATCCAGAATGTGATTACACTGAAACGATCGATAAGCCTGATGAGACAGCTATCGCTTGTCCCCAGTGCCAGAGTGGGAAGTTGGTGCAGCGCCGTTCGCGCTATGGCAAAACGTTTCATTCCTGCGATCGTTATCCAGACTGTCAGTTTGCTGTGAATGCCACGCCGGTTGAAGGCGTCTGCTCACACTGTCAGTTCCCGCTATTAATCGAAAAGAAAACCGCGCAGAGCATGAAACGTTTCTGCGCCAGTAAACGCTGCGGCAAACCCGTAGTGCAGGACAACTGA
- a CDS encoding amino acid ABC transporter ATP-binding protein produces MTQSMNNSADAMMITLENVNKWYGQFHVLKDINLQVKPRERIVLCGPSGSGKSTTIRCINHLEEHQQGRIVVDGIHLNDDVRNIERVRTEVGMVFQHFNLFPHLTVLQNCTLAPIWVRKMPKKEAEELAMHYLQRVRIAEHAHKFPGQLSGGQQQRVAIARSLCMKPKIMLFDEPTSALDPEMVKEVLDTMIGLAEDGMTMLCVTHEMGFARTVADRVIFMDRGEIVEQAPPQEFFANPKSERTRAFLSQVIH; encoded by the coding sequence ATGACACAATCTATGAATAATTCTGCTGACGCAATGATGATTACGCTCGAAAACGTGAATAAATGGTATGGCCAATTCCACGTGCTGAAAGATATCAATCTGCAGGTCAAACCGCGTGAACGTATCGTCCTGTGTGGTCCGTCAGGTTCAGGAAAATCCACGACCATTCGCTGCATTAACCATCTGGAAGAACATCAGCAGGGCCGTATCGTTGTCGATGGTATCCATTTGAATGATGATGTGCGCAATATTGAACGTGTAAGAACCGAAGTCGGCATGGTATTCCAGCACTTCAATCTTTTCCCGCACCTGACTGTGTTGCAGAACTGCACCCTGGCACCGATTTGGGTGCGTAAGATGCCAAAGAAAGAAGCGGAAGAACTGGCGATGCATTACCTGCAACGTGTGCGTATTGCAGAACATGCACATAAATTCCCGGGGCAGCTGTCCGGTGGTCAGCAACAACGCGTAGCCATTGCCCGTTCGCTCTGCATGAAACCCAAAATCATGCTGTTTGACGAACCTACCTCTGCTCTTGACCCGGAAATGGTAAAAGAAGTTCTCGATACCATGATTGGTTTGGCAGAAGATGGCATGACCATGCTGTGCGTGACCCATGAGATGGGCTTTGCACGTACCGTAGCTGACCGGGTGATCTTTATGGATCGCGGTGAGATTGTTGAGCAAGCGCCACCGCAGGAGTTCTTTGCCAATCCTAAATCAGAACGTACACGCGCGTTCCTGTCGCAGGTTATTCACTAA
- the zntR gene encoding Zn(2+)-responsive transcriptional regulator: protein MYRIGQLAKMADVTPDTIRFYEKQQMMDHEVRTEGGFRLYSDDDLQRLRFIRYGRQLGFSLDAIRGLLSIRIDPEHHTCQESKAIVAKRLDEVSSMIVELQTIQRSLQRLSETCCGDLHSSACCSILEALEKGEEPQPEICCSKDCN, encoded by the coding sequence ATGTATCGTATTGGGCAGTTGGCGAAGATGGCTGATGTTACTCCTGACACCATCCGCTTTTATGAAAAGCAGCAAATGATGGATCATGAGGTGCGCACAGAAGGCGGATTCCGTTTATATAGCGATGATGACTTGCAGCGTCTGCGCTTTATCCGTTACGGACGTCAGTTAGGTTTTAGCCTTGATGCAATTCGTGGATTGCTGTCGATCCGTATCGATCCCGAACATCACACTTGCCAGGAATCAAAAGCCATTGTGGCGAAGCGTCTTGATGAAGTCAGCAGCATGATTGTGGAGCTTCAAACGATCCAGCGCTCGCTGCAACGTCTGTCTGAAACCTGTTGTGGTGATCTCCATAGCAGCGCCTGCTGCTCAATTCTCGAAGCGCTGGAGAAGGGGGAAGAACCGCAACCCGAAATTTGTTGTAGCAAGGATTGTAATTAA
- the smg gene encoding DUF494 family protein Smg has product MFDVLMYLFETYIHNEAEMRVDQDKLTDDLTDAGFHREDIYNALNWLERLADYQDGLVAPVLLANDPLSMRIYTDEESQRLDAECRGFILFLEQIQVLNMETREMVIERVMALDTLDFDLEDLKWVVLMVLFNIPGCENAYQQMEELLFDVNEGMLH; this is encoded by the coding sequence ATGTTCGACGTACTTATGTACTTGTTTGAAACCTATATCCATAACGAAGCCGAGATGCGCGTTGACCAGGATAAATTGACCGATGATTTAACCGATGCCGGTTTTCATCGTGAAGATATCTATAATGCGTTGAACTGGCTTGAGAGACTGGCTGATTACCAGGATGGCCTGGTCGCGCCGGTGTTACTGGCGAATGATCCGCTCTCAATGCGTATCTACACGGATGAAGAGAGCCAGCGTTTAGATGCTGAATGTCGCGGTTTTATTTTGTTCCTGGAGCAGATCCAGGTGCTGAATATGGAAACGCGCGAAATGGTTATCGAACGAGTGATGGCCCTCGATACCCTCGATTTCGATCTGGAAGATCTCAAATGGGTGGTGCTGATGGTGCTGTTTAACATCCCTGGATGTGAAAACGCTTACCAGCAGATGGAAGAACTGTTATTCGACGTCAATGAAGGTATGCTGCATTAA
- the def gene encoding peptide deformylase: protein MSVLQVLHFPDDRLRKIAAPVKTVDAGVQRIVDDMFETMYAEEGIGLAATQVDIHQRIIVIDVSESREERLVLINPELLEKGGETGIEEGCLSIPEQRAFVPRAEWVKVRAQDRDGNSFELETDGLLAICIQHEIDHLDGKLFIDYLSPLKRQRIKQKLEKLARQNARAS from the coding sequence ATGTCAGTTTTGCAGGTATTACATTTCCCTGATGATCGTCTTCGCAAAATCGCGGCGCCGGTAAAAACCGTAGACGCCGGGGTACAGCGCATCGTCGACGACATGTTTGAAACAATGTACGCCGAAGAAGGCATTGGCCTGGCGGCGACTCAGGTGGATATTCATCAACGCATCATCGTCATTGATGTGTCAGAAAGCCGTGAAGAACGTCTGGTGCTGATTAACCCAGAATTGCTGGAAAAAGGCGGCGAAACCGGTATTGAAGAGGGTTGCCTCTCCATCCCTGAGCAGCGTGCTTTTGTCCCCCGTGCTGAGTGGGTGAAAGTCCGTGCCCAAGATCGTGACGGTAATAGCTTCGAACTGGAAACTGATGGCCTGCTGGCGATCTGTATTCAGCACGAAATCGACCATCTCGATGGCAAACTGTTTATTGATTATCTGTCCCCGCTGAAACGCCAGCGCATTAAACAGAAACTGGAAAAACTGGCACGCCAGAATGCACGCGCATCCTGA
- the aroE gene encoding shikimate dehydrogenase — translation MDNFAVFGNPIAHSKSPFIHRLFAEQTGIDHRYGRVCAPLDGFPQAISEFFAAGGKGANVTLPFKEQAWEFADELSERAALSGAVNTLKKDAQGQIIGDNTDGIGLLSDLERLQMIMPGDRVLLVGAGGAARGVILPLLSLGCSVTVTNRTVEKAELLAEIFRHSGAIHACGFEHLAGQSFDLIVNATSSGVEGKVPPLPVSLITHSTRCYDMFYQPGLTPFLLWCQQQGARQLADGLGMLVGQAAHAFQLWHGVMPEITPVIAQLKEAMQA, via the coding sequence ATGGACAACTTTGCCGTTTTTGGTAATCCAATCGCGCACAGCAAATCGCCTTTTATCCATCGTCTGTTTGCAGAACAAACCGGTATCGACCATCGCTATGGTCGGGTGTGCGCGCCCCTGGATGGTTTCCCGCAGGCAATCAGTGAGTTTTTTGCGGCGGGCGGAAAGGGAGCCAACGTGACGTTGCCCTTCAAAGAGCAGGCGTGGGAGTTTGCTGATGAGCTCAGTGAACGCGCTGCGCTTTCTGGGGCGGTCAATACATTGAAGAAAGATGCACAGGGTCAGATTATTGGTGATAACACCGATGGTATTGGCCTACTGAGCGATCTTGAACGGTTGCAGATGATCATGCCGGGTGATCGTGTTTTGCTGGTGGGAGCCGGTGGCGCAGCGCGCGGCGTGATCTTGCCTCTGCTTTCATTAGGATGTTCAGTCACGGTCACGAACAGAACGGTCGAAAAGGCTGAGTTGCTGGCAGAGATCTTCCGCCACAGTGGTGCCATTCATGCCTGCGGCTTCGAGCATCTGGCGGGTCAATCATTTGATCTGATTGTGAACGCCACCTCCAGCGGGGTGGAGGGGAAGGTGCCGCCATTACCGGTTTCATTGATTACTCACTCTACCCGCTGCTATGACATGTTCTATCAACCGGGCCTGACGCCATTTTTGCTTTGGTGCCAGCAGCAGGGCGCGCGGCAACTCGCCGATGGGTTAGGGATGCTGGTGGGGCAGGCAGCACATGCTTTTCAGTTATGGCACGGTGTCATGCCAGAGATCACGCCTGTCATTGCGCAGTTAAAAGAAGCGATGCAAGCGTGA
- the rsmB gene encoding 16S rRNA (cytosine(967)-C(5))-methyltransferase RsmB, with protein MKKNTNLRSLAAQLIERVVDKGESLSAILPGAQKSLSDKDGALLQELCFGVMRTLPQLEALISKLMERPLTGKQRVLHYLIMVGLYQLLYTRVPPHAALAETVAGAEVLKRANLKGLLNGVLRQFQRQQEALVAEVDQGTQRHLHPAWLLKRLQTAWPEQWQQIVEANNQRPPMWLRVNRQHHPRDTWLALLEETEKSAFVGDAPDSLRLEAPTAVGQLPGFDQGWVTVQDLSAQRCALLLEPQNGESILDLCAAPGGKTTHILEIAPQAAVLAVDIDEQRLTRVRENLQRLGMQADVRQGDGRTPAEWCGDKQFDRILLDAPCSATGVIRRHPDIKWLRRDRDIAELASLQREILHAVWPRLKSGGTLLYATCSVLPEENHQQITAFLATHPDAIAEALPHGQENGWQVFPATDGGDGFFYAKLMKK; from the coding sequence ATGAAAAAAAACACAAACCTGCGTAGCCTCGCCGCGCAATTGATTGAACGCGTAGTAGATAAAGGCGAATCGCTCAGCGCCATATTGCCCGGTGCCCAAAAAAGCCTGTCCGATAAAGACGGGGCGCTGCTGCAAGAACTCTGCTTTGGCGTTATGCGCACCTTGCCCCAGCTCGAAGCATTAATTAGCAAGTTGATGGAGCGTCCTTTAACCGGGAAGCAGCGCGTTCTCCATTACCTCATTATGGTCGGCTTGTATCAGTTGCTTTATACCCGCGTCCCTCCGCATGCTGCATTAGCTGAAACCGTGGCGGGTGCGGAAGTGTTAAAACGTGCAAACCTGAAAGGCTTACTCAACGGTGTGCTACGCCAGTTCCAGCGACAGCAGGAAGCGCTGGTTGCTGAGGTCGATCAGGGGACACAGCGCCATCTGCATCCAGCTTGGTTGCTGAAACGTTTGCAAACAGCGTGGCCAGAACAGTGGCAGCAAATTGTCGAAGCCAACAATCAGCGACCGCCGATGTGGCTGCGCGTCAACCGTCAGCATCACCCCCGCGACACCTGGTTGGCGCTGCTTGAAGAGACCGAAAAAAGCGCCTTTGTCGGGGATGCTCCTGATTCGCTGCGTCTGGAGGCACCAACCGCAGTCGGCCAACTGCCAGGTTTCGATCAAGGTTGGGTGACCGTGCAGGATTTATCCGCACAACGCTGTGCTTTGCTGCTTGAGCCACAAAATGGTGAATCCATACTCGACCTGTGTGCCGCTCCCGGCGGCAAAACCACCCATATCCTCGAAATTGCACCGCAGGCTGCCGTGCTTGCCGTCGATATTGACGAACAGCGCCTGACCCGCGTGAGAGAGAACCTGCAACGCCTCGGCATGCAGGCAGATGTGCGTCAGGGCGATGGCCGCACCCCGGCTGAATGGTGTGGTGATAAGCAATTTGACCGCATTCTGCTGGATGCGCCCTGCTCAGCAACGGGCGTGATCCGTCGCCATCCCGACATCAAATGGCTGCGGCGCGATCGTGATATCGCCGAACTGGCCAGCCTGCAACGTGAGATTCTCCATGCAGTTTGGCCACGACTGAAAAGTGGCGGCACTTTGCTTTATGCTACCTGTTCAGTTCTGCCGGAAGAGAATCATCAGCAGATCACGGCTTTCCTGGCTACCCATCCCGATGCGATTGCTGAGGCGTTACCGCATGGTCAGGAAAATGGTTGGCAGGTGTTTCCCGCAACGGATGGCGGGGATGGTTTCTTCTACGCTAAGCTGATGAAAAAATAG
- the tsaC gene encoding L-threonylcarbamoyladenylate synthase type 1 TsaC, protein MTQEHALPGSLDFCIEQLQQQAVIAYPTEAVFGLGCDPDSEHAVMSLLALKQRPVEKGLILIAADYAQLEPYVADQELSVVQRERMFASWPGPVTYVVPASPHTPRWLTGRFDSLAIRVSDHPDVQALCRRFGKPLVSTSANLSGEPPCRTAAEVAQQFGVAFPVLVGATGGRLNPSEIRDVISGELIRQG, encoded by the coding sequence ATGACGCAAGAACACGCTTTACCGGGAAGTCTCGATTTCTGTATTGAACAGCTGCAGCAGCAGGCGGTGATCGCTTATCCAACGGAGGCGGTCTTTGGTCTGGGATGTGACCCGGATAGTGAACATGCGGTGATGTCACTGCTGGCATTGAAACAACGCCCGGTAGAGAAAGGATTGATCCTGATTGCGGCGGATTATGCTCAGCTTGAGCCGTATGTCGCCGATCAGGAACTGTCGGTGGTGCAGCGTGAGCGAATGTTTGCCAGCTGGCCAGGACCGGTGACTTATGTCGTCCCGGCATCACCGCACACGCCACGCTGGTTAACCGGGCGTTTTGATTCGCTGGCGATCCGCGTTAGCGATCATCCTGATGTGCAGGCGTTGTGTCGACGTTTTGGTAAACCACTGGTTTCAACCAGTGCCAATCTCTCCGGTGAGCCACCTTGTCGCACCGCAGCGGAGGTCGCCCAGCAATTTGGCGTGGCGTTCCCGGTGCTGGTAGGTGCAACCGGTGGCCGTCTCAATCCTTCAGAAATCCGCGATGTTATCAGCGGCGAACTTATCCGTCAGGGCTAA
- the trkA gene encoding Trk system potassium transporter TrkA, with translation MKIIILGAGQVGGTLAENLVGENNDITVVDSDPTRLRQLQDKFDLRVVHGHGSHPRILREAGAEDADMLVAVTSSDETNMIACQIAYSLFNTPNRIARIRAADYLRDAEKLFVPEAVPIDHLISPEQLVIDNIYRLIQYPGALQVVNFAEGKVSLAVVKAYYGGPLVGNPLSILREHMPHIDTRVAAIFRQDRPIRPQGSTIVEAGDEVFFIAASQHIRAVMSEMQRLEKPYKRIMLVGGGNIGFGLAQRLEKQYSVKLIERNPQRAAELAEQLQDTIVFYGDASDQELLAEEHVDQIDLFIAVTNDDEANIMSAMLAKKMGAKKVMVLIQRRAYVDLVQGSVIDIAISPQQATISALLGHVRKADIVGVSSLRRGIAEAIEAIAHGEETTSRVVGRLIEDIKLPPGTIIGAVVRGDEVIIANDNVRIEQGDHVIMFLTDKKFVPDVERLFQPSPFFL, from the coding sequence ATGAAAATTATAATCCTTGGTGCCGGGCAGGTCGGCGGAACCCTCGCAGAAAACCTGGTCGGTGAGAACAACGACATTACCGTCGTGGATAGCGATCCCACGCGTTTACGTCAGTTGCAGGACAAATTCGATCTGCGCGTGGTGCACGGGCATGGTTCTCATCCCCGAATCCTGCGTGAAGCCGGTGCGGAAGATGCTGACATGTTGGTGGCGGTCACCAGCTCTGACGAAACCAATATGATCGCTTGTCAGATCGCTTACTCCTTATTCAATACCCCCAACCGTATCGCGCGTATCCGTGCGGCTGATTATCTGCGTGATGCTGAGAAGTTGTTCGTACCGGAAGCCGTCCCTATTGACCATTTGATCTCGCCAGAACAACTGGTGATCGACAATATTTACCGTCTGATCCAATATCCGGGGGCGTTGCAGGTGGTGAATTTTGCCGAAGGCAAAGTGAGCCTCGCCGTGGTGAAAGCGTATTACGGCGGTCCATTAGTCGGTAACCCACTCTCCATTCTGCGCGAGCATATGCCGCATATTGACACACGTGTGGCGGCGATCTTTCGTCAGGATCGTCCCATTCGCCCGCAGGGTTCGACGATCGTTGAAGCCGGTGATGAAGTCTTCTTTATCGCCGCCAGCCAGCATATCCGCGCCGTAATGAGTGAGATGCAGCGGCTGGAAAAACCGTACAAACGCATCATGCTGGTGGGGGGCGGTAATATCGGCTTTGGCCTGGCACAACGGCTGGAAAAGCAGTACAGCGTAAAACTGATCGAACGAAATCCACAGCGCGCAGCAGAACTGGCAGAACAGCTACAGGATACGATTGTATTCTATGGTGATGCTTCCGATCAGGAGTTGCTGGCTGAAGAACATGTCGATCAAATCGATCTGTTTATTGCGGTCACCAACGATGATGAAGCCAACATCATGTCAGCGATGCTGGCGAAAAAAATGGGGGCGAAAAAAGTCATGGTGTTGATCCAGCGCCGTGCCTATGTCGATCTGGTGCAGGGCAGCGTGATCGATATCGCCATTTCACCTCAGCAAGCCACCATTTCTGCGTTGCTCGGCCATGTGCGTAAAGCAGACATTGTTGGCGTCTCCTCGTTACGTCGTGGTATTGCCGAAGCGATCGAAGCGATCGCCCACGGTGAAGAAACCACTTCACGCGTCGTTGGACGTTTGATCGAAGATATTAAATTGCCGCCAGGCACCATCATTGGCGCTGTGGTTCGTGGCGATGAAGTCATTATTGCCAATGATAATGTTCGCATTGAGCAAGGCGACCACGTGATTATGTTCCTGACTGATAAGAAATTTGTGCCCGATGTGGAACGGCTGTTCCAGCCAAGCCCCTTCTTCCTTTAA
- a CDS encoding alternative ribosome-rescue factor A codes for MSRYQHQKGQIKDNAIEALLHDPLFRQRIEQNQKGKGSYRRKDKHAKRGNWEASGKQSSLPLAFWF; via the coding sequence ATGAGCCGTTATCAGCATCAAAAAGGGCAGATCAAAGACAACGCCATCGAGGCGCTATTGCACGACCCGCTGTTTCGCCAGCGTATTGAGCAGAATCAGAAAGGGAAAGGCAGCTATCGGCGTAAAGACAAACACGCGAAGCGGGGTAACTGGGAGGCCAGTGGTAAGCAAAGCAGTTTACCACTGGCCTTCTGGTTTTAA
- a CDS encoding DUF1488 domain-containing protein produces MNQAIQFPDREEWDQNRQAVCFPAQVNGMGLMCAISSDALHDRFGAGEAMALFSANRWDLEDEAEQLILNDEVDNQGWVWLS; encoded by the coding sequence GTGAATCAGGCTATCCAGTTCCCCGATCGCGAAGAGTGGGATCAGAATCGTCAGGCGGTATGCTTCCCGGCACAAGTCAACGGTATGGGGTTAATGTGTGCAATTTCTTCAGATGCACTGCATGACCGATTCGGTGCAGGGGAAGCGATGGCGCTATTTAGCGCCAATCGCTGGGATCTGGAAGATGAAGCCGAACAGCTTATCCTCAACGACGAGGTTGATAATCAAGGCTGGGTCTGGCTCTCCTGA
- the mscL gene encoding large-conductance mechanosensitive channel protein MscL: MSFFKEFRDFAMRGNVVDLAVGVIIGAAFGKIVSSLVANIIMPPLGLLIGGVDFKQFKWIIKPAEGTAPAVVMEYGVFIQSIFDFVIVALAIFIAIKLMNKLYKKKEVEKADPKPTNEELLLTEIRDLLKQQNTKI, encoded by the coding sequence ATGAGTTTTTTCAAAGAGTTTCGTGATTTTGCGATGCGCGGTAACGTGGTTGACCTCGCAGTTGGTGTAATTATCGGTGCCGCGTTTGGCAAGATTGTTTCATCGCTGGTGGCTAATATTATTATGCCGCCGCTGGGGTTACTGATTGGCGGGGTGGATTTTAAACAGTTCAAGTGGATCATAAAACCTGCGGAAGGCACAGCCCCTGCCGTCGTAATGGAATACGGTGTCTTTATTCAAAGCATTTTTGATTTCGTTATCGTCGCATTGGCCATTTTTATCGCCATCAAATTGATGAATAAACTGTACAAGAAAAAAGAAGTAGAGAAAGCCGATCCGAAACCGACGAATGAAGAACTGTTATTGACGGAAATTCGTGACCTGCTGAAGCAACAAAACACCAAAATCTGA